A window of Bacillus sp. DX3.1 genomic DNA:
TGTACAAGCATGGGGAAAAATTTTAGACGCTCGTTCTAAAGACATGGAAATACCCTCGAACTGGGCGGTTAACGCAGAAGGGCAACCAACAACTGACCCACACGCTGTCAATGCTTTATTACCAGTTGCAGGCCCTAAAGGGTATGGCTTAATGATGATGGTTGATGTTTTATCAGGTATTTTACTTGGACTTCCGTTTGGAAAACACGTTTCATCTATGTATACGGATTTATCAAAAGGACGTAACTTAGGGCAACTACATATTGTAATAAATCCAAGTTACTTTACCTCATTAGATACTTTTAAAGAAAATATTGAAAAAATGACTCAAGAACTGCACGATATAAAACCAGCACCTAATTTTAAACAAGTCTTGTATCCAGGTGAACTGGGTGAAGTTGTTGCAGCTGATTATAAAGAAAATGGTATTCCAATTGTTAAAGAAATTTATGATTATTTAATAAGTGATACAGTGCATTTTGATAAATATAATCATGCAAATGCCTTTGCAGAAAAATAACAAAGGAGTTGGAACTATGAGAGTGATGAAAAAAGAACTACACAATTTGATCCAAAATAAAATTGAAAAAGCAGGATTAACAAAAGAACATGCTGAGATTGTAGCAGATGTTTTAACCTTTGCAGATGCAAGGGGAATTCACTCTCATGGTGCTGTTCGAGTTGAATATTATTCCGAAAGAATTGCCAAAAATGGCATTGCGCATCATCCAAACTTTCATTTTGAAAAAACAGGACCGGCAAGTGCAATTTTTGAGGCCGATAATGGTTCGGGTCATGTGGCTGCTAAACTAGCGATGGAAGAAGCCATTCATATAGCAAAGGAAAATGGTGTGGCGATTGTTGGTATTAAGCACATGTCTCATAGCGGAGCATTAGCCTATTTTGTAGAAATGGCAGCAAAACAAGATATGGTAGCTTTATCTGTTTGTCAATCAGATCCGATGGTCGTACCATTTGGTGGTGCAGAAGAATACTTTGGAACAAACCCAATTGCATTTGCTGCACCAACAGCAGATGAACGCATGCTAACATTTGATATGGCAACGACAGTGCAAGCGTGGGGAAAAATTTTACATGCACGTTCGAAAGGTGAATCTATCCCACCAACTTGGGCAGTTGATGAGCAGGGAGCTCCAACAACAGATCCATCAAAAGTAAATGCCCTCTTACCAATTGCAGGTCCTAAAGGATACGGATTAATGATGATGGTTGATGTTTTATCAGGTATTCTTTTAGGATTACCATTTGGAAAACATGTAAGTTCGATGTACGCAGATTTATCTAAAGGAAGAGATTTAGGGCAGTTACACATTGTTATTAATCCAGCTTTCTTTACTGATATGGATCTATTTAAACAACACATGTCGACTATGCTAGATGAAGTGAAGCAAGTAAAACCCGCTCCTGGACATGAACAGGTATATTTCCCAGGAGAACGAGGTAGATTGCGTGAGAAAGCTTATGAAGAAAATGGTATTGAGATTGTAGATGATATTTATGAATACTTAATTAGCGAAGATATTCATTACAATCGTTATGACCATAAAAATAAATTTGCAGAGTAAGAAAGGGGAAAGACATGTTACATACGATTATTAAAGATAATGCGTACCAAGATTCAGTGGTGCTTATGTTATTAACAAATAAAATTAGTACAATGGATGGTGTTAACCGAGTATCTATTATGATGGGAACACCAGCTAATAAAGACATCTTTGCAGGTAGCGGGCTACGTACACCAGAACTTGAAAAAGCATCAGCAAATGATATGGCAATTGTTCTTGATACTGATAATGAAAATATCATTGGCGATGTACTAAAAGAAATAGATGAATTTTTAACAAGTCAAGCTACAAGTGAAAAAGCTGAATCAAATGAAACAGCAAGAACATGGGGAAAAGCAATGAAATTAGATCCAGATGCGAATATTGCTTTACTTTCTATTCCAGGAATTTACGCGGCACAAGAAGCTGAACGTGCTTTAGATGAAGGTTTACACGTATTTATTTTTAGCGATAATGTACCAATTGAAGATGAGTTAAGATTAAAACAAAAAGCACATGAAAAAGGTTTGCTTGTTATGGGGCCAGACTGTGGAACAGGGATTATTAGTGGTGTCCCAATGGCATTCACCAATGTTGTTCGTCCAGGTAAAATTGGAATTGTTGGTGCTTCTGGTACAGGAATTCAAGAAGTATCAACTATTATTGATCGACTCGGCGGTGGCGTAACAAATGCGATTGGAACAGGTGGTCGAGACTTATCTGAAACAGTCGGTGGTATTACAATGATGGATGCTATTGTTGCTCTTGATCAAGATAGTAACACAGACGTGATTGTGGTAATCTCTAAACCACCTGCAAAAGTAGTTCGTGATAAAGTTTTAGCGCTTCTTCATACAGTGAACAAACCGGTTGTAACAATTTTTCTTGGTGAAAAACCAACCTACCATGAAGAGAATTTATATCATGCCTATACTTTAGAAGAAACGGCACGAATTGCTGTAGCACTTTCTAAAGGTGAAGAAATTACAGCAACAGAGACAGAAATTATTACTCCTGCTGTTAAATTAAAACCAGAGCAAATACATATTAAAGGATATTATTCTGGTGGAACATTAGCGAGTGAAGCAGGAATGTTAATTGCTGATGCTCTTGCATTAAAAGAGGGACCTATTAAACAAGATGGTTACATTTTAAAAACAGAAGGCCATGAAGTCATTGACTTAGGCGATGATATTTATACACAAGGAAAACCTCATCCTATGATTGATCCAGAAAAACGTATTGAGTTTATCCGTCAAGCGGCTAATGATCCAGAAACAGCAATTATTTTGCTCGATGTAGTTTTAGGATACGGAGCACATATCGATATGGCAAGTCAGTTAGCACCTTTTATTCGTGATGTACGCACGAAAACGAAAGCAGAAGGACGTGAAGTTGTATTTATTGGTACAGTTTGCGGAACAGATTCTGACCCACAAGGTTATGATAACCAAAAAAATATTTTAGAAGAAGCAGGAGTTATAGTCTGTGAAAGCAATAATCAAGCTATACGTACCGCACTTAAATTAGTTGGTTTTGAAGTGAAAGAAAATGTAAAAGAAGTACGCGCACAAGTAATAAATACAGAAGCGCCTCAAATTGAAGCGTCAGAGGCAATTTTAGAGATGCTAAAAGTTCAGCCTCGCGTTATTAACGTTGGTCTAAAAAGTTTTACACAAGCAATTAAAGAAACAGGTGGAAAGGCTACGCAATTTGATTGGAGACCAATTGCTGGTGGAGATGTCAAACTTCAAAAAGTTTTGCAATTTTTAAATAATTATCAAGCTGTAGCACGCGTTTAAAACTTAGGAGGTTAATTAATTATGACATATAGAACAATTGATGAAGCAAATCAAGCGGTGGCAGATAAAATAGTTGCAGCTGCGCCATTTTTATTAGATGTAGTGCCTGCAAAAACAGTAATACCAGAATTAGAAGGAAAAGTGTTACTTCATGCTGGTCCGCCGATTAAATGGGAAAATATGACGAATCCAATGCAAGGCTCTTGTATCGGTGCAGTTCTTTTTGAAGAATGGGCAAATGACGAGGAATCTGCTAAAGCGCTTTTAGAATCAGGAGAAGTCAAGTTTATTCCTTGTCACCATGTTGATGCTGTTGGACCAATGGGAGGAATTACATCAGCTAATATGCCTGTTTTTGTTGTTGAAAATAAAACAGATGGTAACCGCGCTTATTGCATAATGAATGAAGGAATCGGAGCAGTTCTTCGATTTGGAGCTTACTCTGAAGAAGTTGTTAACCGTCTTCGTTGGATGCGTGATGTTTTAGGTCCGATACTTGGTAAAGCATTGTGCACGCTAGAAAATGGTATGAATTTGAATGTTATTATAGCAAAAGCAATTGCAATGGGAGATGAATTCCATCAAAGAAATATAGCAGGTTCCTTAGTGTTTCTAAAAGAAATAAGTCCTATTATTGCGGGCCTTGTTTTAGATGAAAAAGAGCGCCAAGAAGTAATTACTTTCTTGGCAGATACAGATCAATTCTTCTTAAATATCATGATGGCTGCTTCAAAGGCAGTTATGGATGGTGCAAGAATGATTCAAGAAGGCACAATTGTTACTGCTATGTGTCGTAACGGTGAAAATTTTGGAATTCGTATAAGTGGTATGGGGGATGAATGGTTTACAGCTCCAGTAAATACGCCACAAGGATTATATTTCACAGGTTATTCAGGAGATGACGCTAACCCTGATATTGGTGATAGTGCAATCACAGAAACTTTCGGTGTTGGAGGAATGGCAATGATAGCTGCTCCAGCTGTTACGCGTTTTGTTGGAACAGGTGGATTCCAAGATGCACTAAATACTAGTAATGAAATGTTAGAAATCGTTATCGACCAAAACCCTAACTTTACTGTTCCAACGTGGAATTTCCAAGGGATTTGTTTAGGAATTGATGCTCGAAAAGTAGTAGAAACTGGCATTACACCTGTTATCAATACAGGTATTGCACATAAAAAAGCAGGAATTGGACAAATTGGAGCTGGAACAGTTCACCCACCAGTTGCATGTTTTGAAAAAGCTGTCATAGCATATGCTCAAAAATTAGGTTTAGAAGTATAAAGCTAGAGAGGAAGAGCTCAAAATGCTAATTATCGCAGAAAAAGCTA
This region includes:
- the allD gene encoding ureidoglycolate dehydrogenase; amino-acid sequence: MRVMKKELHNLIQNKIEKAGLTKEHAEIVADVLTFADARGIHSHGAVRVEYYSERIAKNGIAHHPNFHFEKTGPASAIFEADNGSGHVAAKLAMEEAIHIAKENGVAIVGIKHMSHSGALAYFVEMAAKQDMVALSVCQSDPMVVPFGGAEEYFGTNPIAFAAPTADERMLTFDMATTVQAWGKILHARSKGESIPPTWAVDEQGAPTTDPSKVNALLPIAGPKGYGLMMMVDVLSGILLGLPFGKHVSSMYADLSKGRDLGQLHIVINPAFFTDMDLFKQHMSTMLDEVKQVKPAPGHEQVYFPGERGRLREKAYEENGIEIVDDIYEYLISEDIHYNRYDHKNKFAE
- the fdrA gene encoding acyl-CoA synthetase FdrA, producing the protein MLHTIIKDNAYQDSVVLMLLTNKISTMDGVNRVSIMMGTPANKDIFAGSGLRTPELEKASANDMAIVLDTDNENIIGDVLKEIDEFLTSQATSEKAESNETARTWGKAMKLDPDANIALLSIPGIYAAQEAERALDEGLHVFIFSDNVPIEDELRLKQKAHEKGLLVMGPDCGTGIISGVPMAFTNVVRPGKIGIVGASGTGIQEVSTIIDRLGGGVTNAIGTGGRDLSETVGGITMMDAIVALDQDSNTDVIVVISKPPAKVVRDKVLALLHTVNKPVVTIFLGEKPTYHEENLYHAYTLEETARIAVALSKGEEITATETEIITPAVKLKPEQIHIKGYYSGGTLASEAGMLIADALALKEGPIKQDGYILKTEGHEVIDLGDDIYTQGKPHPMIDPEKRIEFIRQAANDPETAIILLDVVLGYGAHIDMASQLAPFIRDVRTKTKAEGREVVFIGTVCGTDSDPQGYDNQKNILEEAGVIVCESNNQAIRTALKLVGFEVKENVKEVRAQVINTEAPQIEASEAILEMLKVQPRVINVGLKSFTQAIKETGGKATQFDWRPIAGGDVKLQKVLQFLNNYQAVARV
- a CDS encoding DUF1116 domain-containing protein, with the translated sequence MTYRTIDEANQAVADKIVAAAPFLLDVVPAKTVIPELEGKVLLHAGPPIKWENMTNPMQGSCIGAVLFEEWANDEESAKALLESGEVKFIPCHHVDAVGPMGGITSANMPVFVVENKTDGNRAYCIMNEGIGAVLRFGAYSEEVVNRLRWMRDVLGPILGKALCTLENGMNLNVIIAKAIAMGDEFHQRNIAGSLVFLKEISPIIAGLVLDEKERQEVITFLADTDQFFLNIMMAASKAVMDGARMIQEGTIVTAMCRNGENFGIRISGMGDEWFTAPVNTPQGLYFTGYSGDDANPDIGDSAITETFGVGGMAMIAAPAVTRFVGTGGFQDALNTSNEMLEIVIDQNPNFTVPTWNFQGICLGIDARKVVETGITPVINTGIAHKKAGIGQIGAGTVHPPVACFEKAVIAYAQKLGLEV